Proteins encoded in a region of the Vicia villosa cultivar HV-30 ecotype Madison, WI linkage group LG5, Vvil1.0, whole genome shotgun sequence genome:
- the LOC131607768 gene encoding chaperone protein dnaJ 20, chloroplastic-like: MDASSLTSSSLSISNSKPFFHYLPQQRPCHVHFAVSCRVKSMEQTRNGSNFYKMLSVNPKSATMEEIKRAYRSMALQYHPDVCHDPSMKEESTRMFVRLNAAYETLSNPMLREQYDSELGLRSRMMNNDVVAEEIWRSRWQEQVVELKKRSSRRMGQNGRSWGSRMRTQNMKDRN, translated from the coding sequence ATGGATGCTTCATCTTTAACCAGTTCAAGTCTAAGCATTTCAAATTCAAAGCCATTTTTTCATTATCTTCCACAACAAAGACCATGTCACGTGCACTTTGCAGTTTCATGCAGAGTAAAGAGTATGGAGCAAACAAGGAATGGATCAAATTTCTACAAAATGTTATCCGTGAATCCGAAAAGTGCAACAATGGAAGAGATAAAGAGAGCTTATAGATCAATGGCACTTCAATATCATCCCGATGTGTGCCATGATCCTTCGATGAAAGAGGAATCAACTAGAATGTTTGTTCGGTTAAACGCGGCTTATGAAACTTTGTCAAATCCTATGCTTCGTGAACAATATGATAGTGAGTTGGGCTTGAGAAGTaggatgatgaataatgatgttgtTGCTGAAGAGATTTGGAGAAGTAGGTGGCAAGAACAAGTGGTTGAGTTGAAGAAAAGGTCTAGTAGACGTATGGGACAAAATGGGAGGTCTTGGGGTAGCAGAATGAGGACACAAAACATGAAAGATAGGAACTAA
- the LOC131607767 gene encoding heavy metal-associated isoprenylated plant protein 3-like produces MMSLKTSNKKMRRGFMCHSQSSTAVCMNTRDPRSVVVPKRIEKSVTLDDTRIINFAKYSKLVESPMSNPVPKIMLRENSAKNQNYQAIEPRELQKTTTNNVFQVVVMRVAIHCQGCAGKVKKHISKMEGVTSFSIDVESKRVTVMGHISPVEVLDSISKVKKAELWC; encoded by the exons ATGATGAGTTTGAAAACAAGTAACAAGAAAATGAGAAGAGGTTTTATGTGCCATTCTCAATCTTCAACCGCAGTGTGTATGAACACACGTGATCCTCGTTCTGTTGTTGTACCTAAGAGGATTGAAAAGAGTGTTACTCTTGATGATACAAGAATCATCAACTTTGCCAAATATTCCAAACTTGTTGAATCTCCTATGTCCAATCCTGTCCCGAAGATCATGCTTAGAGAGAACTCGGCGAAGAATCAAAATTATCAAGCTATTGAACCAAGAgaacttcagaaaacaacaacaaataatgTTTTTCAG GTGGTTGTGATGCGGGTTGCAATTCACTGTCAAGGATGTGCTGGAAAAGTGAAAAAACATATCTCTAAGATGGAAG GAGTTACATCATTCAGTATAGATGTAGAGTCTAAGAGGGTGACAGTGATGGGGCACATTTCTCCGGTGGAAGTTCTTGATAGCATTTCAAAGGTGAAAAAGGCTGAGCTTTGGTGTTAA
- the LOC131603138 gene encoding 26S proteasome regulatory subunit 8 homolog A: protein MAAVGVEVKRADGAPEEHCSAKLTKQGEGLRQYYTQHIHELQLLLRQKTHNLNRLEAQRNELNSRVRMLREELQLLQEPGSYVGEVVKVMGKNKVLVKVHPEGKYVVDIDKNIDITKITPSTRVALRNDSYVLHLVLPSKVDPLVNLMKVEKVPDSTYDMIGGLDQQIKEIKEVIELPIKHPELFESLGIAQPKGVLLYGPPGTGKTLLARAVAHHTDCTFIRVSGSELVQKYIGEGSRMVRELFVMAREHAPSIIFMDEIDSIGSARMESGSGNGDSEVQRTMLELLNQLDGFEASNKIKVLMATNRIDILDQALLRPGRIDRKIEFPNPNEESRRDILKIHSRRMNLMRGIDLKKIAEKMNGASGAELKAVCTEAGMFALRERRVHVTQEDFEMAVAKVMKKETEKNMSLRKLWK from the exons ATGGCTGCTGTTGGAGTAGAAGTGAAGCGTGCGGATGGTGCACCAGAGGAGCATTGCTCTGCCAAGCTAACCAAGCAGGGTGAGGGGCTTCGACAGTACTATACTCAGCACATCCATGAGCTACAGCTCCTTCTCCGTCAGAAGACGCATAATCTTAATCGTCTTGAGGCTCAACGTAACGAGCTCAATTCTAGGG TGAGGATGCTTCGTGAAGAACTGCAGCTTCTTCAAGAGCCTGGCTCATATGTTGGTGAAGTTGTCAAAGTTATGGGCAAGAACAAAGTGTTGGTCAAG GTCCATCCGGAAGGGAAATATGTTGTTGATATCGACAAAAATATTGACATTACGAAGATCACCCCATCTACTAGAGTTGCTCTCCGCAATGACAGTTATGTGCTTCATTTAGTTCTTCCAAGCAAAGTTGATCCATTGGTCAATTTGATGAAAGTTGAGAAAGTTCCTGATTCTACATATGACATGATTGGTGGTTTAGACCAGCAgatcaaagaaataaaagag GTCATTGAACTTCCAATTAAACATCCTGAGCTGTTTGAAAGTCTTGGAATAGCTCAACCAAAG GGTGTCCTTCTGTATGGGCCTCCTGGTACAGGAAAAACATTGTTGGCTAGGGCAGTGGCCCATCATACTGATTGTACATTCATCAGGGTGTCTGGTTCTGAGCTAGTTCAGAAATACATTGGAGAAGGTTCCAGAATGGTCAGGGAACTTTTTGTTATGGCCAG GGAGCATGCTCCATCAATCATCTTCATGGATGAAATTGACAGTATTGGATCAGCCCGAATGGAATCTGGAAGTGGCAATGGTGATAGTGAGGTGCAGCGTACTATGTTGGAACTTCTAAACCAGTTGGATGGATTTGAAGCTTCGAATAAGATCAAG GTTTTGATGGCCACCAATCGGATTGATATTCTAGATCAAGCACTCCTGAGACCTGGACGAATTGACCGAAAGATTGAATTTCCAAACCCTAACGAAGAG TCTCGCCGGGATATCTTGAAAATCCATTCAAGAAGAATGAATTTAATGCGTGGGATTGACTTGAAGAAGATTGCTGAGAAAATGAATGGAGCATCTGGTGCCGAGTTAAAG GCTGTATGCACAGAAGCTGGAATGTTTGCTTTGAGGGAGAGGAGGGTACATGTGACACAGGAGGATTTTGAGATGGCTGTGGCTAAGGTCATGAAAAAGGAGACGGAGAAAAACATGTCATTGAGGAAGTTATGGAAGTGA
- the LOC131605728 gene encoding uncharacterized protein LOC131605728 has protein sequence MKYLVIPLCKKSDGNQVSSNQEPTTAADFNEGKQIDLDDLDTPLGSEDEGDEHRYPKIKMFDSGEEMRFELRMTFATKNLVKDAVLSYAMESKKNWHFDKKDSKRIVAKCEKECPFYMRFSKRVGNQFWQLISLKEDHTCHRTAKNRQVKTELLAKKFMHILRHTPEMIPKGLIAQAFEKWGVKLSFAQAYMAKTRSLELTQGALTEQYSHLRNYAEEIRQSNPSSTFIIKCGMSNIGPVFERIYVCVRACKAAFANTRRPLIRLDACFLKGEYGG, from the coding sequence ATGAAGTACCTAGTCATACCTTTGTGCAAGAAGAGTGATGGAAACCAAGTGTCTTCAAACCAAGAACCAACAACAGCAGCTGATTTTAATGAAGGCAAACAAATTGATTTAGATGACCTTGATACTCCCCTTGGaagtgaagatgaaggtgatgaGCATAGGTATCCCAAAATTAAAATGTTTGATTCCGGGGAAGAAATGAGATTTGAGCTAAGAATGACTTTTGCAACAAAGAATCTTGTTAAGGATGCAGTTTTGTCGTATGCAATGGAAAGCAAGAAAAACTGGCACTTCGATAAAAAGGATAGCAAAAGAATAGTTGCTAAGTGTGAAAAGGAGTGTCCATTTTATATGAGATTTAGTAAAAGAGTAGGAAACCAATTCTGGCAGTTAATAAGTCTTAAGGAAGATCACACTTGTCATAGGACAGCGAAGAATAGGCAAGTTAAAACCGAGTTGCTAGCTAAGAAATTCATGCATATCTTGAGACATACACCAGAAATGATTCCAAAGGGATTGATAGCACAAGCATTTGAGAAATGGGGAGTGAAACTGTCATTTGCACAAGCATACATGGCCAAAACACGATCATTGGAACTAACTCAAGGAGCTTTGACTGAGCAATATTCTCATTTGAGGAATTATGCTGAGGAGATAAGGCAATCTAATCCTAGTAGTACATTTATAATTAAGTGTGGCATGTCTAACATTGGACCTGTTTTTGAGAGAATATATGTATGTGTAAGGGCGTGTAAAGCTGCATTTGCAAATACACGTAGGCCTTTAATTAGACTTGATGCATGTTTCTTGAAAGGTGAGTATGGTGGATAA